In Dromiciops gliroides isolate mDroGli1 chromosome 4, mDroGli1.pri, whole genome shotgun sequence, one DNA window encodes the following:
- the CPSF4L gene encoding putative cleavage and polyadenylation specificity factor subunit 4-like protein: MQELIAGLEKITFDLEDDVENQRGIGFLPFPGMDKSGVAVCTFFLKGLCEKGDLCPFRHDDGEKTVVCKHWLRGLCKKSDYCKFLHQYDITKMPECYFYSKFGECSNKECLFLHADPASKIRDCPWYDQGFCKYGPLCKFRHMRRVLCTNYLVGFCPEGPGCRFTHPKMTLLLHNTSRSKNVSQPHGSTKLASIVETSFEHSQQESP; the protein is encoded by the exons ATGCAGGAACTCATTGCTGGGTTGGAGAAAATCACCTTTGATCTTGAAGATGATGTGGAGAACCAGAGGGGAATTGGGTTCCTGCCCTTCCCAGGAATGGACA aATCAGGGGTGGCTGTATGTACCTTCTTTCTCAAAGGCCTCTGTGAGAAAG GTGATCTCTGTCCCTTCCGGCATGATGACGGGGAGAAGACAGTAGTATGCAAACATTGGCTCCGGGGCCTTTGTAAGAAGAGTGACTACTGCAAATTTCTGCACCAATATGACATCACCAAGATGCCCGAGTGCTACTTCTACTCCAAATTTG GAGAATGCAGCAATAAAGAGTGCCTTTTCCTTCATGCTGACCCAGCCTCCAAGATCCGAGATTGTCCTTGGTATGATCAAGGTTTCTGCAAGTATG GTCCTTTGTGTAAATTCCGCCATATGAGAAGAGTGCTGTGTACCAACTACTTAGTTGGCTTCTGTCCAGAGGGACCTGGTTGCAGATTTACACA CCCCAAGATGACTCTGTTACTGCATAATACAAGTCGCTCAAAG AATGTAAGTCAACCACATGGGTCAACAAAACTTGCTTCCATTGTGGAAACATCTTTTGAGCATAGTCAGCAAGAGAGCCCATAA